Within uncultured Methanoregula sp., the genomic segment CATAGGAAAAACCCAGAAAGCCCCTGCTGCCGGAGGACTCTTTTCTGCCCATCCTTCCCGGGCGGACACGTTTACCGAATCCGTTATCCGGGAGATGACCCGGCTTGCGCTCGCCCACAATGCCATCAACCTGGCCCAGGGCTTCCCGGATTTCCCCTGCCCGGATGAACTTAAAACCGCGGCCTGCGAGGCGGTCCGGGCCGACCACAACCAGTACGCAATCACCTGGGGTGCCAAAAACCTCCGGGATGCACTTGCAGAACGGGTGAAGAAGTTCAATGGCATGACCTTCGATCCCGAGGCGGAGATCACCGTCACCTGCGGGTCAACCGAGGCCATGATGGCATCGATGCTTGCCGTCATCCAGCCGGGCGACGAAGTCATTGTTCCCGAACCCTTCTACGAAAATTACGGCCCGGATGCGGAGATCTCCGGCGCCGTCCCGAAATATGTTCCCCTGGCCGCCGATTTCTCTGTCAACGAGGAGGCCTGGAAGAAGGCCGTGTCCCGGAAGACCCGGGCCATCATCCTCAACACCCCCAACAACCCGACCGGCAAGATCTTTACCCGGAGCGAGCTTGCCTTCATCCGCGACCTCTGCGTGGATCACAACCTGGTAGCCCTGACCGACGAGATCTATGAACACATTGTGTACGACGGGAAAAAACACATCTCGCTCGGATCGCTCGACGGCATGGAAGACCGGACGGTAACAATCGGCAGTTTCTCGAAAACCTACAGTGTCACGGGCTGGCGCGTGGGCTATGCCCTGGCGGATTCAGCGCTCACGTCACGGATCCGCAAGATCCACGACTTTCTGACCGTCGGTGCCCCGGCTCCCCTGCAGCAGGCAGCAGCTGCAGCCCTGGCACTGCCGGAATCCTATTACCACGGGCTTGCCCGGGAGTACGACCGCAAACGGCATATTCTCTATAAAGGCCTCAGGAAAGCAGGGTTTTCCTGCGAACTTCCCGAAGGGGCGTATTACATCTTCACGGACATTGCCGGCTTTGGGAAAAAGGACGTGGAGTTTGCCCGCTTCCTCATAGAGAAGATCGGGGTTGCGGCAGTGCCGGGCAGTTCATTCTACCACAAGGGAGGGGAGACGAAACTCCGGTTCACCTTCTCGAAAAAGGACGAGACCCTCCACGAGGCCTGCACGAGGCTGGAGAACCTGGCCTGATCCCACTCCCGCTTTTTTTAGTTTCCCGACGCAGGATCAAAAAACCAAGAATTTAAACCATGACATCCACCACTCCATACTATGGAGCGGATCACCGCGGTGGCACGGGGGAAAGTCCAGGGGGTCGGGTACCGGCAGTTCATCTCCGACTGTGCCCGCCGCATGGGCATCCATGGGGAGGTTATGAATCTCCCCGATGGCTCGGTCCGTATCGTTGTCGAAGGTCCGCCGACAACCCTTGAGGATTTTGTCTGCCTTGCCCATGCAGAGGAGAATCCGGTGATCCGCGTGGAAAAACTCGATGTAAAAAAAGAGCCCGCAACCGGTGAATTCCGGGGATTCTTTGTCCACTGGTAACAGTCCTGCGGGTTCGGGAGCGATCCGGCTTTTACGAGAAAGTGAGAATTTGCCGGTGGGGTACTGATCCCGCAACATTGATCGGAACGAGACGAGCTGCGGATTTCTCTAAAAAAGGAAGAGAGATAATCAGTCGTATTTCCTGAAGAGGGCAGGGTTCTGCCGCCGGATCCACCAGCGCCGGATGAGCCAGGCAGCGACGATGACAAGGACAATCACGATCACCCATGCAGCAATGGTTACCAGCGGGAGTCCGGATGACGGGAAGAAGATCGCTGCAACGGATGGCTGCTCAGGAGTGACTGCCGGTACGGGTGACGGGATCGTCACTGCGGGTAGTGGGGTATCACTGCCGGCCCGGGCAACCGGATCAGCCGCATGGGCATTTGTAACAGGCACATTCATACCGGTTGGCGATACCTCCAGGGTCGCATTCACCGGCGCCACACCACCCGCTTTCCGGGCAATTGCGAAATACGAGAAACCCGGCGTTGTGGTGCTGTAATCGTATGCAGTACCAACGGTCTGCACAAGCCGGGTCGGAAGCTCGACCCACCTGCCACCCGTGTTCCGCAGCATCACGACCTGGTCCGGGGCGACATGATGCTCGTCCAGCCATGCCTTGTCCACAGAAAACGCGATATCCGCGTGGTCGATGGCATCCGGGCTGATCCAGTTCACTGCGATGCTGTAGTAACCGGCAACATCGCGGTCACCCAGCAGGAGCGGTGTCCCGGGAGTTACGGGCGCGAGGATACACTGCACCTGCCCGGTGGTACGGGAGGGGGTGATCGTGACCGATTGTACGGAGGTTTTCCCGGCGGGTGATGCAGTAAAGACAAACGCTACCGGCTGGCCGGCTGCAGCACCAGGGTTCACGACAGCCTGGGATCCGCCGGACGAACTGCCGGCCGTGTCCCCGTTCTGGGGTCCCTGGGATGGCACGCCGATGACATTCAC encodes:
- a CDS encoding aminotransferase class I/II-fold pyridoxal phosphate-dependent enzyme, giving the protein MKHARSGIGKTQKAPAAGGLFSAHPSRADTFTESVIREMTRLALAHNAINLAQGFPDFPCPDELKTAACEAVRADHNQYAITWGAKNLRDALAERVKKFNGMTFDPEAEITVTCGSTEAMMASMLAVIQPGDEVIVPEPFYENYGPDAEISGAVPKYVPLAADFSVNEEAWKKAVSRKTRAIILNTPNNPTGKIFTRSELAFIRDLCVDHNLVALTDEIYEHIVYDGKKHISLGSLDGMEDRTVTIGSFSKTYSVTGWRVGYALADSALTSRIRKIHDFLTVGAPAPLQQAAAAALALPESYYHGLAREYDRKRHILYKGLRKAGFSCELPEGAYYIFTDIAGFGKKDVEFARFLIEKIGVAAVPGSSFYHKGGETKLRFTFSKKDETLHEACTRLENLA
- a CDS encoding acylphosphatase, coding for MERITAVARGKVQGVGYRQFISDCARRMGIHGEVMNLPDGSVRIVVEGPPTTLEDFVCLAHAEENPVIRVEKLDVKKEPATGEFRGFFVHW